From Thermogemmata fonticola, one genomic window encodes:
- a CDS encoding MerC domain-containing protein — protein MPEWLSDPPNSRYWLWAALAILTALIGLQRRHRTWFFLALGSGVVLLFLALIDYFWQSPREQAVERMHAIIQAVQQRNPDACVQHIADTIAYQGEHAQPVRLTREQLRQAAFWHLLRQFDVRVAAWDFAREDATRPDPNTVEIGFLAKGEAEGKQVPFYIRAAFTRQPDGSWKLSQLQSFDPLKRQKERRSLPGFPP, from the coding sequence ATGCCGGAATGGCTCAGCGACCCTCCGAATAGCCGCTATTGGCTCTGGGCTGCCCTGGCGATCCTGACGGCGCTGATCGGCTTGCAACGGCGGCACCGCACCTGGTTTTTTCTCGCTCTGGGCAGCGGCGTGGTGCTGCTGTTCCTGGCCCTAATAGATTACTTCTGGCAAAGCCCGCGGGAGCAAGCCGTCGAGCGCATGCACGCCATCATCCAGGCCGTGCAGCAACGCAATCCCGACGCCTGTGTTCAGCACATCGCCGACACAATCGCTTACCAGGGGGAACATGCCCAGCCGGTGCGCCTCACCCGCGAGCAACTCCGCCAAGCGGCCTTCTGGCACCTCCTGCGGCAGTTCGATGTCCGCGTCGCCGCCTGGGACTTCGCACGGGAAGATGCAACCCGGCCCGATCCCAACACCGTCGAAATTGGCTTTCTGGCCAAAGGAGAAGCGGAGGGGAAGCAGGTGCCGTTCTACATTCGCGCCGCCTTCACCCGCCAACCCGATGGAAGCTGGAAACTTTCCCAATTGCAATCCTTCGACCCGCTCAAACGTCAGAAGGAACGCCGGAGCCTTCCGGGCTTTCCTCCATGA